One window of the Brassica napus cultivar Da-Ae unplaced genomic scaffold, Da-Ae ScsIHWf_1197;HRSCAF=1714, whole genome shotgun sequence genome contains the following:
- the LOC125596342 gene encoding uncharacterized protein LOC125596342, producing MVKDRYRVEEPNFEAQKFYDMLDAAKQPLYDGCRDGISPLSAATRMMSIKTDYNLSEDCVDAIAGFVKDILPEDNLSPATYYEIQNLVSGLGLPYQMLDVCIDNCMLYWRRDVDRTSCRFCHKPRFQKTSRKTKIPYKRMWYLPITDRLKRLYQSKHTADAMRWHGEHNSNGEIAHPSDAKAWQHFQSVYPSFASERRNVYLGLSTDGFNPFGSHGRQYSLWPVIVTPYNLPPSLCMKREFLFLTILVPGPAHPKRSLDVYLQPLIHEMKMLWAEGVEVYDISARQNFIMRAVLMWTISDFPAYGIRYLPHDHPYRKSTTLFTKNKKVFDGPPPEIDGKSILTELRDFGVESTAKCGGNGHDPVYGYGEHHNWHKRSIFWKLPYWENHLLRHNLDVMHIEKNIFDNIMNTILNVKGKTKDNLKSILDLPDICARESLHVDGRGRLPMPIYRLDASAKQEFFDWFIDSVKFPDGYASNLRNCVNREEGKFSGLKSHDCHVMMQRLLPFCFAVLLPKHVHEAIAGIAAFFRDLCSRSLTADGIRNLKEMIPIIQCNVQKIFPPSFFDVMEHLPIHLAREAELGGPVQYRWMYLVERSMYHFKQKVKNLSRVEGSIVSQSINEETSQFAAYYFAPEVQTKSRKPSRHDDGGQRTVYPVEVPTIFSQIGRLSGKGKSRRLTEQEHMHLHKYILANCEEVMTYERIYMEQIRGAYPNYTEDQLSALKENEFVNWLKFYVRFLLSRGDPIQPWLEELALGPKFVAVSYPMYCTRGYAFKIFSENTTQPTINHGISARSGEVIYYGILREILEIHYPGILNLRCVAFFADWYNPIVGYGVRIDEFGVTSVHSRRSLANYDPFILASQADQVTYIRYPRVRNKQDPWVTVTHITPRGKLEGVSDTAAMQQSSSSAIGDLHVDGSEIDLVVDFTGVGDNEVFSDSESEKGEFNEDSVSSEYSSNSD from the exons ATGGTTAAAGATAGGTATAGAGTAGAGGAACCAAACTTTGAAGCGCAgaaattttatgatatgttagaTGCAGCAAAACAACCGTTATATGATGGTTGTAGAGATGGTATTTCACCTCTTTCAGCTGCAACAAGGATGATGtctattaaaacagattataactTAAGCGAAGATTGTGTTGATGCGATAGCTGGTTTTGTGAAAGATATATTGCCGGAAGATAACCTTTCACCAGCTACCTATTATGAGATACAAAACTTAGTTTCAGGGTTGGGTTTGCCCTATCAAATgttagatgtttgcatcgacaactgtaTGCTATACTGGAGAAGGGATGTTGATCGTACTAGTTGTCGATTTTGTCACAAACCACGGTTTCAAAAAACAAGTCGAAAGACTAAAATCCCATATAAGAGAATGTGGTACTTGCCAATAACAGACCGACTAAAGAGGTTATACCAATCCAAACATACCGCCGATGCTATGAGATGGCATGGTGAACACAACAGCAACGGAGAAATTGCTCATCCATCAGACGCGAAAGCCTGGCAACATTTTCAGTCAGTGTATCCTAGTTTTGCAtctgagagaagaaatgtttaccTTGGATTAAGTACGGATGGATTCAACCCGTTCGGAAGCCATGGGAGACAATATTCTCTTTGGCCAGTTATTGTAACACCATACAATTTACCTCCATCATTGTGCATGAAACGAgagtttctctttctcacaattCTAGTTCCTGGTCCTGCACATCCTAAAAGATCCCTTGATGTCTATTTGCAACCATTGATTCATGAGATGAAAATGCTATGGGCCGAAGGAGTTGAAGTGTATGATATATCTGCTAGGCAGAATTTTATAATGCGTGCAGTGCTtatgtggaccataagtgactttcccgCATACGgaat ACGATATCTACCCCACGACCATCCGTATCGAAAAAGCACCACTTTGTTTACTAAGAACaaaaaggtgtttgatggtccgcCACCAGAAATAGATGGAAAATCTATCCTGACTGAACTCAGAGATTTTGGTGTGGAATCGACAGCTAAATGTGGGGGAAATGGGCATGATCCAGTTTATGGATATGGCGaacatcacaactggcacaagagaAGTATTTTTTGGAAGTTGCCGTATTGGGAGAACCATCTACttaggcataatttagatgtgatgcatatagagaagaatataTTTGACAACATCATGAATACCATTCTCAATGTCAAGGGAAAGACGAAAGACAACCTGAAGTCCATATTAGACTTGCCAGATATATGTGCCCGGGAATCTCTCCACGTGGATGGGAGAGGAAGACTTCCAATGCCTATCTATCGGTTAGATGCATCTGCAAAGCAAGAGTTCTTCGACTGGTTTATAGATAGCGTCAAATTCCCAGATGGATATGCGTCAAATCTAAGGAACTGTGTTAATCGCGAAGAAGGAAAGTTTTCTGGTTTgaaaagtcatgattgtcatgtcatGATGCAGCGTCTTCTCCCATTTTGCTTCGCTGTTCTTCTTCCAAAACATGTACATGAAGCAATAGCAG GAATAGCAGCTTTCTTTCGAGATTTGTGCTCGAGATCATTAACAGCAGATGGAATTAGAAACTTGAAAGAAATGATTCCGATAATCCAATGCAATGTCCAGAAGATTTTTCCACCTTccttttttgatgttatggagcatcttccAATCCATCTCGCTCGAGAAGCAGAACTTGGGGGCCCGGTTCAATATCGATGGATGTACCTGGTTGAGCGTTCTATGTATCATTTCAAGCAGAAAGTGAAAAATTTAAGCCGAGTTGAGGGTTCTATTGTTTCACAAAGCATCAATGAGGAAACATCCCAGTTCGCTGCTTACTATTTTGCCCCAGAAGTACAAACTAAAAGTCGAAAACCATCAAGACATGATGATGGAGGGCAGAGAACAGTTTATCCCGTCGAGGTGCCTACCATATTTTCCCAAATTGGTCGATTAAGTGGAAAAGGAAAAAGTAGAAGACTCACCGAACAAGAGCACATGCACTTACATAAGTACATTTTAGCAAACTGCGAAGAAGTAATGACATACGAAAG GATTTACATGGAGCAAATAAGGGGTGCATATCCTAATTACACTGAAGATCAGCTTTCTGCACTAAAAGAAAACGAGTTTGTAAATTGGCTAAAATTCTAT GTAAGGTTTCTCTTGTCTAGAGGAGATCCTATTCAGCCATGGTTAGAGGAGTTGGCCCTTGGTCCCAAATTTGTTGCTGTGTCGTACCCGATGTATTGCACGCGTGGATATGCTTTTAAGATTTTCAGCGAAAACACTACGCAGCCAACTATAAATCATGGTATATCTGCTAGATCTGGCGAAGTAATCTACTATGGTATTTTGCGTGAGATATTGGAGATTCACTATCCGGGGATCCTTAATTTGAGGTGTGTTGCCTTCTTTGCTGATTGGTACAACCCGATCGTTGGATATGGTGTACGAATTGACGAGTTTGGAGTAACATCAGTTCATTCCAGAAGAAGTCTTGCAAACTATGATCCGTTCATTCTGGCTTCACAAGCTGATCAAGTAACTTATATTCGGTATCCTCGTGTGAGGAATAAACAAGACCCTTGGGTCACCGTGACCCATATAACTCCACGGGGGAAATTGGAAGGAGTTTCGGATACGGCTGCGATGCAACAATCCTCGAGCAGTGCCATAGGTGATCTTCATGTTGATGGAAGCGAAATCGATCTTGTTGTTGATTTTACTGGTGTAGGTGACAACGAAGTATTCTCAGATTCGGAGTCGGAGAAAGGAGAATTCAACGAAGACTCGGTTTCTTCAGAATATTCATCAAATTCGGAttaa